cattaataatattacaaaatctatatttgaaaaaaaaaagatatttgatTGAAATCAATAAATATTGAAATCGTATCAAAAGATTGCAATTCTAGCTTGGTTATAAATTAATAGTACTAGGGGgttttccgggctacgcccggattttttcctatagtattagtttaatttttatatttatatttttaaaacgaaCAAATATGATATACACTGAAACTTGTTATAGAATTATAAACataaatgtaaatttaaaactatttgaaATCATTTGTTGTGTTTTATTGGAGTTTTATGTAGGATATTAGTaagattaataaaaagttaactaaattataacttaagatctatatatattctttatcttggttatttatttttatgtaaaaaattgTAAAGCTTATAATTAGTACTGtataaattttgattggttttaaaattacaaagttttatttttgttacttgTCTTTAAAAGAAAGCACCACCGACTTGTATACCGGTTCTTTATTTGTTGTTTTCAATTTATcgttttaaccaaaataattttgtcaacctttttaaccaaaatttaaatttaatatttattgttgCTATTTAATTTCTGTGTTTTTCTTAAGTTTGTTTgtgatagaaagaaaattttacttcatgatttgaaatattattagttGTAAATTTATAGAAGATTTACTTTCTTACCGTTGTtgatgtaatattaattttacagtttcttattttaattatttaattaatcagatttttggaaataattttgaatattaatactattatttgatgTTCTAGCTTTTTTTCTGTTTGCTGGATAGTGTTTGTGTGCTCGGTTATTATGCAAGGCTGAGATACTTGCTCAAACATGGTCTTGAATGACCTCTCGAAAACAGGTATGAGTGAGAACTTCAAACCCAACTTAAAAGCTTtctgaaattttataaatggtagatatatataaaaattatcattGTCTAAGGTCTGGAATTAGGTTTAGGTTATCAAAAATGGTAAACCTAAGAGATAAATATGTATATCACATGTAAAAACACTTGAGGTTAAGAAGCACTTTGCAGTTGCACATGTGAGAAATATAGAGCAAACAATAtccataaataaatatgaataataacttttcatattttcaatttatttatatatattaaaattattaaagattaTATAAACTATGTTCTAAGGAAAAATATATGTCATAAGATATTTATTAGTTAACCATCTCATGATTAAGCACTGATTTAACGaagaaataattattaaaacgaTACTTCATTTCGAAGTCCACCAAAAGACCAGCTCGCAAAAAATGGAATGCTAGCCCAATTATAAAATGACTGTATCAAGTTTGTAATGGACCAATTTTGATGTTATACCCAAACATTTAAATGATAACACGTTTGTTGAAACTTTGGCTGGGAGAATAGCCAAcatgtaataataaattaatcagCCCATTCATGGCAACCTTTCGCACAATACTTGTTTTCAGACTCTCAGTCAACCTCTCACATAATTTCTTTGTCTCACATAATGACCTGTCTTTTGGGAAAGTAAATCATGAATGTACAATCAGGAGTCAAAATAGAAGTGGAGAGCTTTCGGCTGGAAAGTAAACCGATACAATAAATCCATATAAACGGCTACATAAGAGATGTGTGAAATGAATGGAAGTTAATCTTGAATTCACAGTATCAACTAACCAGTGATCTATCATTCATTTCACAACTCGATGAATTTTTCTAGGTAGGTAACATACACTGTTGGGATTCTTGAGTATTTGAGCTTCATCAGTTACCACGGAACCTGAGAAAGGAAGTCTTGATCCACCAATGCTATATCATACGTTGTCAACAACACATCAAACGGTAACAAAGAtttctgaaacaaaacaaacaaaacaatataattatacacAGCTGATAAACCCAAAGTTTCTtgagaaagacaaaaaaatttacTCTCGTCTTAGAGCCCTTGTTGACATAATCATGCATTACCTTACGCAAATCCCTACAAATCCCTACGGCAATCCTTATCACCAACATACCTAAAAACTTCAAGTTCTGGAGTGAACCTTTTATCTCTTACCCCCAACCATCGGTTATGTTAAAAGAACAAAGCAAAACTGCCAAATCAAGACACAACATTAAACAACACAACATCAGAACTTGTCTTTAAGAAGCAGATCTCATTGACTCAAGAAATGGCCCTCGCAATCCTTGATGAAACTTCAGATAGCTCAAGAAAAAATTGCTTGTAGAGTCTTCCCCAACCGCATTTGCTCCATCTGTAGATTAGACTCAACATAGATACAATCACAAAGAGAGCATTTCAAAAAAGAAACGATGGTGGTACCTCATATCCTGCAagcagaataaaaaaaaatggatgaaCCGGTTTAAGTTTTTGAGTTTGGTTTGTATCAAACAAAAAAGGACGAAGAGTTACCGAGAACGACATTGACGCCAATAAGATATTTGTGTATAAGCCAACAGACTACTTCGATTTGGTGAGTCTGTATATGCAATCGAAGTGATGTAGACATCAACCTTTAGATTACATGGAAGAGAGCTTAAAAATTTTCCAGATGCATTTGCTGTgccaaagagaaagagaagcagttagagatcaacaaaaaaaaaagatttacaaTTTTGCATATAAGAAAGAGCTTAGAAACTGAGATAATACTGCTGCTGCGTCCTAAAGCTGCATAGGATCCAACAGTGCGAATAAGTCTTGCTGAGATTGAAGCAGCCATATACTTTGAACCAATTAAAGAAACCCCTACTGCTCATCTACTCTTGTCATCTCTTCTTAGGATCACCGGAAACATATTTAGCAATAGAGATGAAGGTTTGGGTTTGCCCGTCTCGTTCGACCGGCTCGCGGAGGAGACAACATCCTTTTCGTTCGGTTTCTTCGTGGTAAAATCGCCGGAAACGGTTGATTTGCTGTTAGAATTCATGGCTTGAGAGAATTTTGTGTGTCACAAATGTGAGGGAAAATATGAATGATATAAAGAATCTGAGAGGGAGACGAAAGGAACCCATTAATGAGATTTCCAGATGATTCATTGCACACTCATGAATATGGTGTTGATTGAACGATCCGCTGAAGAAGGGGAAAGGGCGAAGAGATGTGATGTCAAAGAGATTAATGGCCTGTCTGTTTTAGGGTTACTGAAGATCGAAGAGTTGAGATGTCGACACTATCCGATTTTCCAGACCTGGGTTCATGACCcacatgttttttttcctttttacggttgaaaaaaattaacagCCCAAGATCAGCCCAATCTCGTGTTGACGTGGAGGAATGAATCAACCCTATTGGTTGATTTTAATTGCCGACGTAGACACCCCAGCTATTGAGGATATCTtccttttaatatagtatagatgTTTAGAACCGACGAACTCGAGTTTTGAACCCAACGAAACCAGAGATTTTGACCTTTTAATATGTcgtctcggttcggttcggttcggttcagtatTTTTCCTACGATTGAAATTTTGTGcgggtctggttaaggattGTTTTATGTGAATTTGGGCCGAAGGGTTACGAAAACCCAATCTCTTCGATTTTACTTATAAttgtgattcttcttcttcgtcatcttcGATACCACAAGAGCAGCAATCTTCAATTACTCCTGCGCCGCGTTCTctctcccaaaaaaaaaaactctcgaTCGATTTCCTCCATACCTAGAGTTCCGTTATTTTCCTGTATTCAATCTTCCTACACCTTCACATCTCTCAGGTTTGTCTCCAAATCtcaaactaaattaatttaagaTGATTGGTAGCTCTTATTTCTCTATTTCACAGCTCGTAGAAACCTTAACCTAGATTTTGTATATCCTATAGAGATTTCGATTTCTAGTGTTAGGATATTAGGTAAACGAAACCCAGTAGTAATCGAATCttagaaaaccctaatttgaagGCTATGTTCAGATTCAGCTATAGGTTTTActtgttagataatataattgATAGATTTGTAACTAAACCcagtaaaaaaaattcaatttttacatgatttttattattcataggctttttttattttatgtcttTGTGTGCAGAGGCTTTAGATGGGTAAGAAGAAGTCAGACGAGAGTGCCCCTCCCGCGAAGGGGAAGCCAAGTGGGAAAGATTCTTCTAAAGAACCCAAAAAGGAGAAGCTTTCTGTCTCTGCGATACTTGCAAGCATGGATCAGAAAGAGGATAAACCCAAGAAAGGCTCTTCATCATCCAGAGCCAGGCCTGCTCCTAAGAAGGATTCTCCCTACGGTGACATGGATCTTCCTTCTTCTGAGGACGAAGACGAAGGAGATTCTGATGAGGAGCAGAGACAGGCTGAAGCCAGGAGGAAGCTGAAGAGCGAACAGAGGCATCTCGATATCTCCGTGACTGATAAGGAGCAGAAGAAGCGAGAGATGAAGGAGAGAGCGGCTCTTCAGGCTATAGAGCTTGCGAAGAGGGAGGCTTTGAGGGATGACCATGATGCTTTCACTGTTGTTATTGGAAGCAAGACTTCTGTGCTTGAAGGGGAAGACACGGCTGATGCGAATGTTAAGGATATCACGATCGAGTCTTTTTCAGTCTCTGCTAGGGGTAAGGAGCTTTTGAAGAATGCTTCTGTTAAGATATCGCATGGGAAGAGGTATGGATTGGTTGGGCCTAATGGAATGGGGAAGTCTACTTTGTTGAAGCTTTTGGCGTGGAGGAAGATTCCAGTTCCGAAGAATATTGATGTTCTTCTTGTTGAGCAAGAGGTGGTTGGTGATGACAAGAGTGCTTTGCTAGCAGTTGTTTCCGCCAATGAGGAGTTGGTTAAGCTGCGGGAAGAAGCTGCAGCGCTGCAGAACTCGTCTTGTGACaacgaagatgatgatgatgattctggTGAGAAGCTTGCTGAGTTGTATGAGAGGCTACAGATCTTAGGGTCAGATGCTGCTGAAGCACAGGCGTCCAAGATTCTCGCTGGGTTGGGTTTCACAAAAGAGATGCAAGTTAGGCCGACCAAGTCATTCAGTGGTGGATGGAGGATGAGAATTTCGTTAGCTAGAGCTCTCTTTGTGCAGCCTACTCTTCTGTTGTTAGATGAACCCACCAACCATCTTGACCTGAGAGCTGTTCTCTGGTTAGAGGAGTATCTCTGTCGCTGGAAGAAGACGTTGGTTGTTGTTTCGCACGACCGGGACTTCCTCAACACTGTCTGCACGGATATAATTCACTTGCATGACCAGAATCTCCACTTCTACCGTGGTAACTTCGATGGTTTCGAAACTGGATACGAGCAGAGACGCAAGGAGATGAACAAAAAGTTTGAGATTTATGATAAACAGGTGAAAGCAGCTAAGAGATCTGGAAACCGTGCTCAACAGGAGAAGGTAAAGGACAAGGCCAAGTTTACTGCAGCGAAAGAAGCGTCCAAGAGTAAGGGAAAAGGTAAGGCGGTGGATGAGGATGGTCCAGCACCTGAAGCTCCGAGAAAATGGAGAGATTATAGCGTTGAGTTTCATTTCCCAGAACCAACCGAGCTCACTCCTCCTCTTCTGCAGTTGATTGAGGTTAGCTTCTGTTACCCGAACAGGCCAGACTTCAGGCTCTCAGATGTTGATGTGGGTATCGATATGGGTACAAGGGTCGCTATTGTTGGGCCTAATGGAGCTGGAAAGTCCACTCTTTTGAACCTTCTCGCTGGAGATTTAGTTCCGAGCGAAGGTGAAGTGAGGAGAAGCCAAAAGCTGAGGATTGGCAGATACTCTCAGCACTTTGTTGACCTGTTAACAATGGGGGAAACGCCAGTTCAGTATCTTCTTCGCCTTCATCCTGACCAAGAGGGGTTTAGCAAACAAGAGGCTGTGCGTGCTAAGCTAGGCAAGTTTGGGCTACCGAGTCACAACCACTTGACTCCGATTGCGAAACTGTCCGGTGGGCAAAAAGCTAGAGTTGTGTTTACTTCAATCTCAATGTCGAAGCCACACATATTGCTTCTCGACGAGCCTACGAATCACTTAGACATGCAGAGCATAGATGCGTTGGCTGATGCGCTAGAGGAGTTCAGTGGAGGAGTTGTGCTGGTGAGTCACGACTCGAGACTCATATCACGTGTCTGTGAGGATGATGAGAAGAGTCAGATTTGGGTTGTGGAAGACGGAACTGTGTCTTTCTTCGATGGCACGTTTGAAGAGTACAAGGAAGATCTCCAAAGAGAGATCAGAGCAGAGGTTGATGAgtgatgatggtcttgtttgTGTTGTTTGCTTCTAAAGGTAAAACTGAAAAGCTCCTTTTATATTCATAGACTTGAAAAGTTTTGGACTACAGTTTATTTTTAGACattgtgtgtgttttatatacgttaatgGCATGCAACCATACGTTTTCCCCATGTTACATAGCCGAGTGtagtattatgtttttttggggGAAGCAAGGAGAACATGTCTTTCGTTTTTAATTTCATGAGTGTGTTTCATTGAGCATAATAAACAACAAGAGTTCCCTTAATTTTGTTGTCTAAAAGTTAATATCTTctctttgatcaaaaaaaaggaagttaATATCTTCTCTTAATTAATAGCCTCTATTCATTCATTGTTCACGCTTCTGTTAAGTGTTTTGAGTTTGTCTGTTGTTGATGGTGGGATGAAACTAGATGGTCAGAGTCAACTAGATTAAAATGTACCAAGATTTTATTCATACATCTTGAAGTAAAAATAGATGGTCTTCAtaatttaacaattttaaaatgtgTAGTCTCATTAGTAATTCAAGCTGTAACCTGAAGATATCATCAAAGCTGATTAACATATTGGTAAGATATCCAATTTGGATTTATATGTATTGGAGTCAAATATATTGATCCTTCTAACAACTTATTCATCATAAAGCAAAATCACGAAGTTTTATCTACATGAATCTTTTAAAACTTACTCTTGAGGAGAATACCATACTGAATTACAGAATCAacattcttaatatatatataagtagttACATAACTCCATCTTTCTTCAAGATAtaattttcaatacaaaatgCACATGCAGATGAGAGAGTGAAGACTAAAGCCAACAAAAACTTATATTCCGTACCGTTGCTGCTGATTATATCATGTGTTTATGGTTTCTGATTCTTGGTAGCTATTTAACATTGGAatgttttggataattttaaattataaagcGCATTAGAAAGTTTGCTAAGAAATAGAGGGTATAATAGCAAACTGTGAAAaacttcttcaaaaaaaaaagatccaacCAAAAACTTTAACCGCCCTGTCAAAAAAGTTCCCTcccaaaaactttaaaatattttaaaaactccCACCAAACTTCCAATTTTTAAAACTCGCATCCCATTCACTTCTACCAGATTTCGTTTATTACTCTCGTCACACTCTCTCTCCGTCTCCCATCTCCCATCTCATCGTCTCTCAGGTACTCTTTATCTCTCTCATTGACCAAACTCTTCAGATCTGTTGCTCTTCGGTGTAGTAGtcttcttaaatattttctaactctATAGATCTGGCACATCATCTTGTTTTGGTTTTAGATCTAGAAGCGAGCAGCATCAATTGCGAGCGAACATGGCAGGCAAAGGAGGTAAAGGTCTCATCGCTACAAAAACCATGGCTGGTAACAAGGACAAAGACAAGGACAAGAAGAAACCCATCACTCGCTCTGCTCGTGCTGGTATTCAGGTAGCTCCCCTTTCAACCCTAGCTTCTTGAAGAATGTTTAAAGTTGACATCTTTATGTCTGATTACTGATGGGTCAGCTCTAATATGTGTTTAAAGTGTTTGGTCTACATTGTTATACGACTTCTGATTATAAAGTCAGAAGCTTTATTTCATTTGTATGTCGGGTTATGATATTTAATGTTATGTATAGATCGGTCTTGTAATGTGGAGCCTTTCTTATATGAAACCTTACTTGGATACTGTTTTTCTTTGTGGTTCGTTTCAGTTTCCGGTGGGTCGTATCCATAGGCAACTCAAGACGAGAGTTTCAGCACACGGAAGGGTTGGTGCCACTGCTGCTGTCTACACGGCTTCGATCCTCGAGTACTTAACTGCGGAGGTTCTTGAGTTAGCTGGAAACGCGAGCAAAGATCTGAAAGTGAAGAGGATAACTCCTAGGCATTTGCAGCTGGCCATCAGAGGAGATGAGGAGCTTGACACGCTCATCAAAGGGACTATTGCTGGAGGAGGTGTGATTCCTCACATCCACAAGTCTCTAATCAACAAGGCCATCAAGGAGTGATTTGTTTTCTTAGGCAGTGTGGTTATGTGGTCTGCTAATTAGTAGCTTATGGTGTTAATGTTTGTGTTTGTTTAGTCTTGGACTGCTTTTCTTTCTCGTAGTTTCTCTGTCAGTGtgttgaactcttctggacatcctCAGATGTACATTAGTTAATCTGAACGCTTAGGCTTCTCGTTTGAgttaatattgtttttgttgctAAACAACCGAAGGAGATAACCCAATTTGAGAATTGATTGTTAGTCTAGGCGCTTAAATTTAAGATACAACTAATTAGCCATGCATATAGGCCCATATAAACCAACCACAATCCATCAAAACTATAAGTAATAAAGATGTTATAGGCCCATATAAAATTGCTGGTTCAGATTCAAGATATATGTAGTGTGTATCTCAGATACCTTCGTCATTGTCTAATtaccagtgttttgaaaccTGGACCTACGGTTGAACCGGTCAACCAGAAAAAATCCGATTTGTATTATGTGAAAAACCTAATAtttagaaacctgcaaaaacccaGTAAAATCTGGAATccgataccggttgaaccatTGGTCGAatcaataaataacttttaattcttttttaaaaagtttttttattatgtttatagattatgttttatattctaagttttCATTAAGAAGTTAGgtgctaaaaaaaaaagttaaattttcctttttccttttttcagtttatatttgtgatttttagattttgataaagATTTCAATATGTCACCTGAAAGATTTTGATAAAGATTTCAATATGCCACCTGAAGAAAATAGAATGAACGATGatagagagaaccaaaattagttgatgtgatttggtgttagtttatttctattattgacaatttattgtaatgatcttttatttttggtttattttttatttgaaatttaattttttattcacattagaaatttatttataaattttatgtcttgtgtttcttttttAGATATCATAACTTTTACtttgttagaaaaaaatttaaatagtctaaactattttttgatattttgtatgtcaaatgtaaataaaaatataaaaactaaagttaagtattttctaaatggttttaaatataaaatatatacatatccaaattattatttaatttttttaaaaacatttaaaaaatattaaactttagtttctatatttttatttacatatctgatatattattatataataaaatttatttatttattaacttgCGGTTCACCGCGGTCGATCACCAATCCAGTAAGTCGTCCGGTTCACtgttcgggtcgggtttaaaaatATTGCTAATTACTGTATAGAGGGACACAACAACCTCTTACACAAGCTTAcgttttcacatttatataatttatctgAATTCAGAATGGTGGACGATTAAAAGGTGTACTTCTATGTTAAACATTCTGTTAACTAATGAAaaccttaaaaaaaaacgtgtatACATACATTAACGTTGGTGTCAATGAATTTTTCGGAGTCAAATTGAAGATTTGATGTTTAATATTCTAGTTTTTGGAGACATGAAGATTGACCCACATCGATATTGTGGAAACATGAATATCAAGAAATATTTGGAAAACTCAAATGACAAAAAGATATGGAAAAGATCCACAGGAATATATCTAAtattaaatatgtatctattatttattattttcatgtttAGGAAATGAGATTATATtaatcactatatatataatatatatatatatatatgcacattGTAACATTTGTCATGTATCAGAGCTTTCATTCCCAATCTTGATAGAATCGactcattttattatttttgttgacCTTATCtcctttaatttatgtttattgatttttctatttttagttttattagttttgattaaacaaaaaaagtacGACGTGAACATTTTTGGTAGGCTGTTTTGAAAATCTGGGTTACTGTTTGACCATGTTACATGAGTGTACTTCGTTTTTTCCATTAGTAAAGGTGATCAATTGATTTCACCGCGAGTTTGAACTTGTGATCAAACTATTTCTAggttttgctaaaaaaaaaaaaaaaaaaattctaggctatgttcaaaaatataataattgtatatttaaCGAAGTAATGATGTagatttaaaagttaataactccatttatatatgtctaatagttgttttttttaaaacaggccttaaatttataaacatatctaaaattttaaagttttagatcctaatatatatatatatatatatatatatttaaattaatttaatttttatatttggatcattttttaattcaaaattttaatattatataggtTATGGCATATACTCATACAGTTTTACAAAATGTAAGAAATACTTTCAAAAGTAAGTAGAGCAAAACACACAATTTGCGtcttaatttgaaaaaaaatgaaaaggtttagttttttttttttgaaaaaaaaaatttggaccaTTTCTTAATTTGTGCGTGTCATCAAGGGCCATGCTAATCTTTCCTGTATCGTTCTAATTTTATCGGACGTCCCCGAAGGGACAAAAAGGTTTAGTTAGTATCTATGGTTAACACAATTGACTTAGCCAAGCCGACCATGTCCGCCACGTCTACCACGTGGATCATGTTTGTGGAAAAGTACTAAAAGTAAATAACACTAAAATGTTTGTGGGAaattatattacttttataaataatgttACAGTACACATACGTTTACATAAAACTCATATaaccacattttttttttgtaactggcattacatttaatcaaattttctaaattactatgaaaatatatgataaatcaatataattttcAACTAAAACATGCTTCTAAATCTTTCCAAACTATTCTTGATCTTAtgcattttttgtttattaatatcATCGATTAATTTTGATCTCCCAAcaattaaactttaaataatacTTGAATTTAGGTATACAATCCATATACAAAACTCATGTTACGTAGATTACATAGTTATCCCTTGCTTGCTAGCATGCCAAGAGTTAGCAATTCATATATAATAGCAATTTACAAAAGACAACGAATAGACCACAAGCAATCTTTGCAGGTATCAGAATAATAGAAAATACATGAAACCACATGAAGGTATTGTACCCATATTATTAATCGACATTCACAAGGAAATTGAAACTGATTGCATACATATtgtatcaagaaaaaaaaacaaataaaacttatttaagAATCATATTACTGGTTTTCAGTAATATGAAGGTAGTGATGAAAAATTGTACTttacattaagaaaaaataaggtGATAGTAGTGGGACACTTGTAATCCACCTTAGGGGGATAGTAAGTAGTATGATGGTGGTGAAGAGCCGTAAACATATAGTGCTAGAGAAGACGTATAGTTAATCTTTGTTGATGGGAAGGAATATGGTGGTGTTGGTGAGAAACTGTAGATATATAGTATTGGAGGAGATTTGTAGTCTATCTTTCGTGATGGAAAATAGTACGGAGGTAGTAGAA
The nucleotide sequence above comes from Brassica napus cultivar Da-Ae chromosome A9, Da-Ae, whole genome shotgun sequence. Encoded proteins:
- the LOC106415035 gene encoding ABC transporter F family member 4; the encoded protein is MGKKKSDESAPPAKGKPSGKDSSKEPKKEKLSVSAILASMDQKEDKPKKGSSSSRARPAPKKDSPYGDMDLPSSEDEDEGDSDEEQRQAEARRKLKSEQRHLDISVTDKEQKKREMKERAALQAIELAKREALRDDHDAFTVVIGSKTSVLEGEDTADANVKDITIESFSVSARGKELLKNASVKISHGKRYGLVGPNGMGKSTLLKLLAWRKIPVPKNIDVLLVEQEVVGDDKSALLAVVSANEELVKLREEAAALQNSSCDNEDDDDDSGEKLAELYERLQILGSDAAEAQASKILAGLGFTKEMQVRPTKSFSGGWRMRISLARALFVQPTLLLLDEPTNHLDLRAVLWLEEYLCRWKKTLVVVSHDRDFLNTVCTDIIHLHDQNLHFYRGNFDGFETGYEQRRKEMNKKFEIYDKQVKAAKRSGNRAQQEKVKDKAKFTAAKEASKSKGKGKAVDEDGPAPEAPRKWRDYSVEFHFPEPTELTPPLLQLIEVSFCYPNRPDFRLSDVDVGIDMGTRVAIVGPNGAGKSTLLNLLAGDLVPSEGEVRRSQKLRIGRYSQHFVDLLTMGETPVQYLLRLHPDQEGFSKQEAVRAKLGKFGLPSHNHLTPIAKLSGGQKARVVFTSISMSKPHILLLDEPTNHLDMQSIDALADALEEFSGGVVLVSHDSRLISRVCEDDEKSQIWVVEDGTVSFFDGTFEEYKEDLQREIRAEVDE
- the LOC106415036 gene encoding histone H2A variant 1-like — protein: MAGKGGKGLIATKTMAGNKDKDKDKKKPITRSARAGIQFPVGRIHRQLKTRVSAHGRVGATAAVYTASILEYLTAEVLELAGNASKDLKVKRITPRHLQLAIRGDEELDTLIKGTIAGGGVIPHIHKSLINKAIKE